A section of the Chlorocebus sabaeus isolate Y175 chromosome 13, mChlSab1.0.hap1, whole genome shotgun sequence genome encodes:
- the LOC103240954 gene encoding cTAGE family member 2-like isoform X4, with amino-acid sequence MRTDSHPYGFPWELVIQAAVVGFFAVLLFLWRTFRSVRSRLYVRREKKLAVELSGLIEEKCKLLEKFSLVEKDLEATCEKLNRANSELEHEIFCLEKELKEEKSKHSEQNELMADISKSIQSLEYESKSLKSQVAEAKVTFTTCQMNEERLKIATKDALNENSQLQRSQKQLLKEAEVWKEQVSELKKQKITFEDSKVHAEQVLNDKANHIKTLTERLLKMKDWPGRLGEDITDDDNLEVNSESEDGAHLDDPSKGALKKLIHATELNASLKTLEEERNQIYIQLSEADKTKEELTEHIKHLQTEQASLQSENTHFESENQKLQQNLKVMTELYQENEMSLNRKLIVEEKRRLEKEEKLSKVDEMISHATKELETYRQRDKDLKEFEKTIPFYQRKAISHEEKARHNWLAARAAERNLNNLRKENAHNRQKLAETEYKIKLLEKDPYALNVPNTAFGREQRRGSRGPGNPPDHQIANERGESSCERLTRPHRAPSDTGPLPSLWEQDRRMMFPPPGQSYPDSAPPPQREDRFYSNSARRSGPAELRSMNMPSLDKMDGSMPSEMESSRNDIKDDPGNLNVPDSSLPTEKEATGPGFIRPPLAPIRGPLFPVDTRGPFMRRGPPFPPPPPGTRFGAPRDYFPPRYFPGPRHAPFAVRNVYPPRGFPPYLPPRPGFLPPPPHSEG; translated from the exons ATGAGAACAGATTCTCATCCTTATGGTTTTCCATGGGAATTGGTGATACAAGCAGCTGTTGTTGGATTTTTTGCTGTTCTCCTTTTTCTGTGGCGAACTTTTAGATCGGTTAGGAGTCGGCTTTatgtgagaagagagaaaaaacttGCTGTGGAGCTTTCTGGACtaattgaagaaaaatgtaaactacTCGAAAAATTTAGCCTTGTTGAAAAAGA TTTGGAGGCAACCTGTGAAAAGCTGAACAGGGCAAATTCTGAGCTTGAGCATGAAATATTCTGTCTagaaaaagagttaaaagaagagaaatctaaacatTCTGAACAAAATGAATTGATGGCGGATATTTCCAAAAGCATACAGTCGCTGGAATATGAGTCGAAATCCCTCAAATCACAAGTAGCTGAAGCCAAAGTGACCTTCACAACATGTCAAATGAATGAAGAACGACTGAAGATAGCAACAAAAGATGCTTTGAATGAAAATTCTCAACTTCAACGAAGCCAGAAGCAGCTTTTGAAAGAAGCTGAAGTATGGAAAGAACAAGTGAGTGaacttaagaaacagaaaataacatttgaagACTCCAAAGTACATGCAGAACAAGTTCTAAATGACAAAGCAAATCACATCAAGACTCTGACTGAACGCTTGCTAAAGATGAAAGATTGGCCTGGGAGGCTTGGAGAAGACATAACCGATGATGATAACTTAGAAGTGAACAGTGAATCGGAAGATGGTGCTCACTTAGATGATCCTTCAAAAGGAGCTTTGAAGAAGCTGATCCATGCTACTGAGTTAAATGCTTctttaaaaaccttagaagaagaaagaaaccaaattTATATTCAGTTATCTGAAGCTGATAAAACAAAGGAAGAGCTTACAGAGCATATTAAACATCTTCAGACTGAACAAGCATCTTTGCAGTCAGAAAACACACATTTTGAAAGTGAGAATCAGAAGCTTCAACAGAATCTTAAAGTAATGACTGAATTATATCAAGAAAACGAAATGAGCCTCAACAGGAAATTAATAGTAGAGGAAAAAAGGCggttagagaaagaagagaaactttctAAAGTAGACGAAATGATCAGCCATGCCACTAAAGAGCTGGAGACCTATAGACAGCGAGACAAAGATCTTAAAGAATTTGAGAAAACTATTCCTTTTTATCAAAGGAAGGCTATTTCCCACGAGGAAAAAGCACGTCATAATTGGTTGGCAGCTCGGGCTGCTGAAAGAAACCTCAacaatttaaggaaagaaaatgcccacaacagacaaaaattagctgaaacaGAGTATAAAATAAAGCTTCTAGAAAAGGATCCGTATGCACTTAATGTACCAAATACGGCATTTGGCAGAGAGC aaagaagaggctCAAGAGGCCCAGGGAATCCTCCGGACCATCAGATTGCCAATGAAAGAGGAGAATCAAGCTGTGAGAGGTTAACCCGTCCTCACAGGGCTCCTTCTGACACTGGGCCCCTGCCATCTCTGTGGGAACAGGACCGTAGGATGATGTTTCCTCCACCAGGACAATCATATCCTGATTCAGCTCCTCCTCCCCAAAGGGAAGACAGATTTTATTCTAACTCTGCTAGACGCTCTGGACCAGCAGAACTCAGAAGTATGAATATGCCTTCTTTGGATAAAATGGATGGGTCAATGCCTTCAGAAATGGAATCCAGTAGAAATGATATCAAAGATGATCCTGGGAATTTAAATGTGCCTGATTCATCTCTGCCCACTGAAAAAGAAGCAACTGGCCCTGGCTTTATTCGTCCACCTCTTGCTCCAATCAGAGGTCCATTGTTTCCAGTGGATACAAGAGGCCCGTTCATGAGAAGAGGACCTCCtttccctccacctcctccaggaaccaGGTTTGGAGCTCCTCGAGATTATTTTCCACCAAGGTATTTCCCAGGTCCACGACATGCTCCATTTGCAGTGAGAAACGTCTATCCACCGAGGGGTTTTCCTCCTTACCTTCCCCCAAGACCTGGatttctccccccacccccacattcTGAAGGTTGA
- the LOC103240954 gene encoding cTAGE family member 2-like isoform X3: MRTDSHPYGFPWELVIQAAVVGFFAVLLFLWRTFRSVRSRLYVRREKKLAVELSGLIEEKCKLLEKFSLVEKEYEDYEVESSLEDAGFEKAAAEARSLEATCEKLNRANSELEHEIFCLEKELKEEKSKHSEQNELMADISKSIQSLEYESKSLKSQVAEAKVTFTTCQMNEERLKIATKDALNENSQLQRSQKQLLKEAEVWKEQVSELKKQKITFEDSKVHAEQVLNDKANHIKTLTERLLKMKDWPGRLGEDITDDDNLEVNSESEDGAHLDDPSKGALKKLIHATELNASLKTLEEERNQIYIQLSEADKTKEELTEHIKHLQTEQASLQSENTHFESENQKLQQNLKVMTELYQENEMSLNRKLIVEEKRRLEKEEKLSKVDEMISHATKELETYRQRDKDLKEFEKTIPFYQRKAISHEEKARHNWLAARAAERNLNNLRKENAHNRQKLAETEYKIKLLEKDPYALNVPNTAFGREQRRGSRGPGNPPDHQIANERGESSCERLTRPHRAPSDTGPLPSLWEQDRRMMFPPPGQSYPDSAPPPQREDRFYSNSARRSGPAELRSMNMPSLDKMDGSMPSEMESSRNDIKDDPGNLNVPDSSLPTEKEATGPGFIRPPLAPIRGPLFPVDTRGPFMRRGPPFPPPPPGTRFGAPRDYFPPRYFPGPRHAPFAVRNVYPPRGFPPYLPPRPGFLPPPPHSEG; encoded by the exons ATGAGAACAGATTCTCATCCTTATGGTTTTCCATGGGAATTGGTGATACAAGCAGCTGTTGTTGGATTTTTTGCTGTTCTCCTTTTTCTGTGGCGAACTTTTAGATCGGTTAGGAGTCGGCTTTatgtgagaagagagaaaaaacttGCTGTGGAGCTTTCTGGACtaattgaagaaaaatgtaaactacTCGAAAAATTTAGCCTTGTTGAAAAAGAGTATGAAGACTATGAAGTTGAGTCATCTTTAGAGGATGCCGGCTTTGAGAAGGCGGCAGCAGAAGCACGAAGTTTGGAGGCAACCTGTGAAAAGCTGAACAGGGCAAATTCTGAGCTTGAGCATGAAATATTCTGTCTagaaaaagagttaaaagaagagaaatctaaacatTCTGAACAAAATGAATTGATGGCGGATATTTCCAAAAGCATACAGTCGCTGGAATATGAGTCGAAATCCCTCAAATCACAAGTAGCTGAAGCCAAAGTGACCTTCACAACATGTCAAATGAATGAAGAACGACTGAAGATAGCAACAAAAGATGCTTTGAATGAAAATTCTCAACTTCAACGAAGCCAGAAGCAGCTTTTGAAAGAAGCTGAAGTATGGAAAGAACAAGTGAGTGaacttaagaaacagaaaataacatttgaagACTCCAAAGTACATGCAGAACAAGTTCTAAATGACAAAGCAAATCACATCAAGACTCTGACTGAACGCTTGCTAAAGATGAAAGATTGGCCTGGGAGGCTTGGAGAAGACATAACCGATGATGATAACTTAGAAGTGAACAGTGAATCGGAAGATGGTGCTCACTTAGATGATCCTTCAAAAGGAGCTTTGAAGAAGCTGATCCATGCTACTGAGTTAAATGCTTctttaaaaaccttagaagaagaaagaaaccaaattTATATTCAGTTATCTGAAGCTGATAAAACAAAGGAAGAGCTTACAGAGCATATTAAACATCTTCAGACTGAACAAGCATCTTTGCAGTCAGAAAACACACATTTTGAAAGTGAGAATCAGAAGCTTCAACAGAATCTTAAAGTAATGACTGAATTATATCAAGAAAACGAAATGAGCCTCAACAGGAAATTAATAGTAGAGGAAAAAAGGCggttagagaaagaagagaaactttctAAAGTAGACGAAATGATCAGCCATGCCACTAAAGAGCTGGAGACCTATAGACAGCGAGACAAAGATCTTAAAGAATTTGAGAAAACTATTCCTTTTTATCAAAGGAAGGCTATTTCCCACGAGGAAAAAGCACGTCATAATTGGTTGGCAGCTCGGGCTGCTGAAAGAAACCTCAacaatttaaggaaagaaaatgcccacaacagacaaaaattagctgaaacaGAGTATAAAATAAAGCTTCTAGAAAAGGATCCGTATGCACTTAATGTACCAAATACGGCATTTGGCAGAGAGC aaagaagaggctCAAGAGGCCCAGGGAATCCTCCGGACCATCAGATTGCCAATGAAAGAGGAGAATCAAGCTGTGAGAGGTTAACCCGTCCTCACAGGGCTCCTTCTGACACTGGGCCCCTGCCATCTCTGTGGGAACAGGACCGTAGGATGATGTTTCCTCCACCAGGACAATCATATCCTGATTCAGCTCCTCCTCCCCAAAGGGAAGACAGATTTTATTCTAACTCTGCTAGACGCTCTGGACCAGCAGAACTCAGAAGTATGAATATGCCTTCTTTGGATAAAATGGATGGGTCAATGCCTTCAGAAATGGAATCCAGTAGAAATGATATCAAAGATGATCCTGGGAATTTAAATGTGCCTGATTCATCTCTGCCCACTGAAAAAGAAGCAACTGGCCCTGGCTTTATTCGTCCACCTCTTGCTCCAATCAGAGGTCCATTGTTTCCAGTGGATACAAGAGGCCCGTTCATGAGAAGAGGACCTCCtttccctccacctcctccaggaaccaGGTTTGGAGCTCCTCGAGATTATTTTCCACCAAGGTATTTCCCAGGTCCACGACATGCTCCATTTGCAGTGAGAAACGTCTATCCACCGAGGGGTTTTCCTCCTTACCTTCCCCCAAGACCTGGatttctccccccacccccacattcTGAAGGTTGA
- the LOC103240954 gene encoding cTAGE family member 2-like isoform X2, translating into MRTDSHPYGFPWELVIQAAVVGFFAVLLFLWRTFRSVRSRLYVRREKKLAVELSGLIEEKCKLLEKFSLVEKDLEATCEKLNRANSELEHEIFCLEKELKEEKSKHSEQNELMADISKSIQSLEYESKSLKSQVAEAKVTFTTCQMNEERLKIATKDALNENSQLQRSQKQLLKEAEVWKEQVSELKKQKITFEDSKVHAEQVLNDKANHIKTLTERLLKMKDWPGRLGEDITDDDNLEVNSESEDGAHLDDPSKGALKKLIHATELNASLKTLEEERNQIYIQLSEADKTKEELTEHIKHLQTEQASLQSENTHFESENQKLQQNLKVMTELYQENEMSLNRKLIVEEKRRLEKEEKLSKVDEMISHATKELETYRQRDKDLKEFEKTIPFYQRKAISHEEKARHNWLAARAAERNLNNLRKENAHNRQKLAETEYKIKLLEKDPYALNVPNTAFGRERSPYGPSSLGQPTPETRAFLYPPTLLEGPLRLSPLPPREERRGSRGPGNPPDHQIANERGESSCERLTRPHRAPSDTGPLPSLWEQDRRMMFPPPGQSYPDSAPPPQREDRFYSNSARRSGPAELRSMNMPSLDKMDGSMPSEMESSRNDIKDDPGNLNVPDSSLPTEKEATGPGFIRPPLAPIRGPLFPVDTRGPFMRRGPPFPPPPPGTRFGAPRDYFPPRYFPGPRHAPFAVRNVYPPRGFPPYLPPRPGFLPPPPHSEG; encoded by the exons ATGAGAACAGATTCTCATCCTTATGGTTTTCCATGGGAATTGGTGATACAAGCAGCTGTTGTTGGATTTTTTGCTGTTCTCCTTTTTCTGTGGCGAACTTTTAGATCGGTTAGGAGTCGGCTTTatgtgagaagagagaaaaaacttGCTGTGGAGCTTTCTGGACtaattgaagaaaaatgtaaactacTCGAAAAATTTAGCCTTGTTGAAAAAGA TTTGGAGGCAACCTGTGAAAAGCTGAACAGGGCAAATTCTGAGCTTGAGCATGAAATATTCTGTCTagaaaaagagttaaaagaagagaaatctaaacatTCTGAACAAAATGAATTGATGGCGGATATTTCCAAAAGCATACAGTCGCTGGAATATGAGTCGAAATCCCTCAAATCACAAGTAGCTGAAGCCAAAGTGACCTTCACAACATGTCAAATGAATGAAGAACGACTGAAGATAGCAACAAAAGATGCTTTGAATGAAAATTCTCAACTTCAACGAAGCCAGAAGCAGCTTTTGAAAGAAGCTGAAGTATGGAAAGAACAAGTGAGTGaacttaagaaacagaaaataacatttgaagACTCCAAAGTACATGCAGAACAAGTTCTAAATGACAAAGCAAATCACATCAAGACTCTGACTGAACGCTTGCTAAAGATGAAAGATTGGCCTGGGAGGCTTGGAGAAGACATAACCGATGATGATAACTTAGAAGTGAACAGTGAATCGGAAGATGGTGCTCACTTAGATGATCCTTCAAAAGGAGCTTTGAAGAAGCTGATCCATGCTACTGAGTTAAATGCTTctttaaaaaccttagaagaagaaagaaaccaaattTATATTCAGTTATCTGAAGCTGATAAAACAAAGGAAGAGCTTACAGAGCATATTAAACATCTTCAGACTGAACAAGCATCTTTGCAGTCAGAAAACACACATTTTGAAAGTGAGAATCAGAAGCTTCAACAGAATCTTAAAGTAATGACTGAATTATATCAAGAAAACGAAATGAGCCTCAACAGGAAATTAATAGTAGAGGAAAAAAGGCggttagagaaagaagagaaactttctAAAGTAGACGAAATGATCAGCCATGCCACTAAAGAGCTGGAGACCTATAGACAGCGAGACAAAGATCTTAAAGAATTTGAGAAAACTATTCCTTTTTATCAAAGGAAGGCTATTTCCCACGAGGAAAAAGCACGTCATAATTGGTTGGCAGCTCGGGCTGCTGAAAGAAACCTCAacaatttaaggaaagaaaatgcccacaacagacaaaaattagctgaaacaGAGTATAAAATAAAGCTTCTAGAAAAGGATCCGTATGCACTTAATGTACCAAATACGGCATTTGGCAGAGAGCGTTCCCCATATGGTCCCTCATCACTGGGTCAGCCTACCCCTGAAACGAGAGCTTTTCTCTATCCTCCAACTCTGCTGGAGGGTCCACTCAgactctcacctctgcctccaagggaagaaagaagaggctCAAGAGGCCCAGGGAATCCTCCGGACCATCAGATTGCCAATGAAAGAGGAGAATCAAGCTGTGAGAGGTTAACCCGTCCTCACAGGGCTCCTTCTGACACTGGGCCCCTGCCATCTCTGTGGGAACAGGACCGTAGGATGATGTTTCCTCCACCAGGACAATCATATCCTGATTCAGCTCCTCCTCCCCAAAGGGAAGACAGATTTTATTCTAACTCTGCTAGACGCTCTGGACCAGCAGAACTCAGAAGTATGAATATGCCTTCTTTGGATAAAATGGATGGGTCAATGCCTTCAGAAATGGAATCCAGTAGAAATGATATCAAAGATGATCCTGGGAATTTAAATGTGCCTGATTCATCTCTGCCCACTGAAAAAGAAGCAACTGGCCCTGGCTTTATTCGTCCACCTCTTGCTCCAATCAGAGGTCCATTGTTTCCAGTGGATACAAGAGGCCCGTTCATGAGAAGAGGACCTCCtttccctccacctcctccaggaaccaGGTTTGGAGCTCCTCGAGATTATTTTCCACCAAGGTATTTCCCAGGTCCACGACATGCTCCATTTGCAGTGAGAAACGTCTATCCACCGAGGGGTTTTCCTCCTTACCTTCCCCCAAGACCTGGatttctccccccacccccacattcTGAAGGTTGA
- the LOC103240954 gene encoding cTAGE family member 2-like isoform X1: MRTDSHPYGFPWELVIQAAVVGFFAVLLFLWRTFRSVRSRLYVRREKKLAVELSGLIEEKCKLLEKFSLVEKEYEDYEVESSLEDAGFEKAAAEARSLEATCEKLNRANSELEHEIFCLEKELKEEKSKHSEQNELMADISKSIQSLEYESKSLKSQVAEAKVTFTTCQMNEERLKIATKDALNENSQLQRSQKQLLKEAEVWKEQVSELKKQKITFEDSKVHAEQVLNDKANHIKTLTERLLKMKDWPGRLGEDITDDDNLEVNSESEDGAHLDDPSKGALKKLIHATELNASLKTLEEERNQIYIQLSEADKTKEELTEHIKHLQTEQASLQSENTHFESENQKLQQNLKVMTELYQENEMSLNRKLIVEEKRRLEKEEKLSKVDEMISHATKELETYRQRDKDLKEFEKTIPFYQRKAISHEEKARHNWLAARAAERNLNNLRKENAHNRQKLAETEYKIKLLEKDPYALNVPNTAFGRERSPYGPSSLGQPTPETRAFLYPPTLLEGPLRLSPLPPREERRGSRGPGNPPDHQIANERGESSCERLTRPHRAPSDTGPLPSLWEQDRRMMFPPPGQSYPDSAPPPQREDRFYSNSARRSGPAELRSMNMPSLDKMDGSMPSEMESSRNDIKDDPGNLNVPDSSLPTEKEATGPGFIRPPLAPIRGPLFPVDTRGPFMRRGPPFPPPPPGTRFGAPRDYFPPRYFPGPRHAPFAVRNVYPPRGFPPYLPPRPGFLPPPPHSEG; the protein is encoded by the coding sequence ATGAGAACAGATTCTCATCCTTATGGTTTTCCATGGGAATTGGTGATACAAGCAGCTGTTGTTGGATTTTTTGCTGTTCTCCTTTTTCTGTGGCGAACTTTTAGATCGGTTAGGAGTCGGCTTTatgtgagaagagagaaaaaacttGCTGTGGAGCTTTCTGGACtaattgaagaaaaatgtaaactacTCGAAAAATTTAGCCTTGTTGAAAAAGAGTATGAAGACTATGAAGTTGAGTCATCTTTAGAGGATGCCGGCTTTGAGAAGGCGGCAGCAGAAGCACGAAGTTTGGAGGCAACCTGTGAAAAGCTGAACAGGGCAAATTCTGAGCTTGAGCATGAAATATTCTGTCTagaaaaagagttaaaagaagagaaatctaaacatTCTGAACAAAATGAATTGATGGCGGATATTTCCAAAAGCATACAGTCGCTGGAATATGAGTCGAAATCCCTCAAATCACAAGTAGCTGAAGCCAAAGTGACCTTCACAACATGTCAAATGAATGAAGAACGACTGAAGATAGCAACAAAAGATGCTTTGAATGAAAATTCTCAACTTCAACGAAGCCAGAAGCAGCTTTTGAAAGAAGCTGAAGTATGGAAAGAACAAGTGAGTGaacttaagaaacagaaaataacatttgaagACTCCAAAGTACATGCAGAACAAGTTCTAAATGACAAAGCAAATCACATCAAGACTCTGACTGAACGCTTGCTAAAGATGAAAGATTGGCCTGGGAGGCTTGGAGAAGACATAACCGATGATGATAACTTAGAAGTGAACAGTGAATCGGAAGATGGTGCTCACTTAGATGATCCTTCAAAAGGAGCTTTGAAGAAGCTGATCCATGCTACTGAGTTAAATGCTTctttaaaaaccttagaagaagaaagaaaccaaattTATATTCAGTTATCTGAAGCTGATAAAACAAAGGAAGAGCTTACAGAGCATATTAAACATCTTCAGACTGAACAAGCATCTTTGCAGTCAGAAAACACACATTTTGAAAGTGAGAATCAGAAGCTTCAACAGAATCTTAAAGTAATGACTGAATTATATCAAGAAAACGAAATGAGCCTCAACAGGAAATTAATAGTAGAGGAAAAAAGGCggttagagaaagaagagaaactttctAAAGTAGACGAAATGATCAGCCATGCCACTAAAGAGCTGGAGACCTATAGACAGCGAGACAAAGATCTTAAAGAATTTGAGAAAACTATTCCTTTTTATCAAAGGAAGGCTATTTCCCACGAGGAAAAAGCACGTCATAATTGGTTGGCAGCTCGGGCTGCTGAAAGAAACCTCAacaatttaaggaaagaaaatgcccacaacagacaaaaattagctgaaacaGAGTATAAAATAAAGCTTCTAGAAAAGGATCCGTATGCACTTAATGTACCAAATACGGCATTTGGCAGAGAGCGTTCCCCATATGGTCCCTCATCACTGGGTCAGCCTACCCCTGAAACGAGAGCTTTTCTCTATCCTCCAACTCTGCTGGAGGGTCCACTCAgactctcacctctgcctccaagggaagaaagaagaggctCAAGAGGCCCAGGGAATCCTCCGGACCATCAGATTGCCAATGAAAGAGGAGAATCAAGCTGTGAGAGGTTAACCCGTCCTCACAGGGCTCCTTCTGACACTGGGCCCCTGCCATCTCTGTGGGAACAGGACCGTAGGATGATGTTTCCTCCACCAGGACAATCATATCCTGATTCAGCTCCTCCTCCCCAAAGGGAAGACAGATTTTATTCTAACTCTGCTAGACGCTCTGGACCAGCAGAACTCAGAAGTATGAATATGCCTTCTTTGGATAAAATGGATGGGTCAATGCCTTCAGAAATGGAATCCAGTAGAAATGATATCAAAGATGATCCTGGGAATTTAAATGTGCCTGATTCATCTCTGCCCACTGAAAAAGAAGCAACTGGCCCTGGCTTTATTCGTCCACCTCTTGCTCCAATCAGAGGTCCATTGTTTCCAGTGGATACAAGAGGCCCGTTCATGAGAAGAGGACCTCCtttccctccacctcctccaggaaccaGGTTTGGAGCTCCTCGAGATTATTTTCCACCAAGGTATTTCCCAGGTCCACGACATGCTCCATTTGCAGTGAGAAACGTCTATCCACCGAGGGGTTTTCCTCCTTACCTTCCCCCAAGACCTGGatttctccccccacccccacattcTGAAGGTTGA